DNA sequence from the Candidatus Binatota bacterium genome:
GTGGCTATGCGATCAAAGGTGCCGTCGTAGAGATCGAGCGGCTCGTAGATCTTGTCGCCCTCGGGCAGGCACTTGAACTTGATCCGGTCGCGATCGCGCCGGGTGCCAGCGGCGGTCGTGCCCTCTGCCGAAAGCTTGAGCTTCTTTCGTCCCGCGCGCATGCGGTCCGAACTGTTGGGGCCACGCAAGGGCACGTTGATGCTGCTGGTGAGCGTGCACTCATCGACGATGTCGTTGCCCGGGAAACCGAGCAGGTCTACTCTCGATTGCAGGGCCTGGAAATCTACGTCGAACCTGGGATCGCCGTCGTCGACCGCGTGGTCGATTTCTACTTCGTCTACCTGCACGGGGCTGCACTGCGACAGTGCGCTGGAGTTGAGGCACACCGACAGCTCAAACTCGCAACGCCCGTTGCGCAGACCGTCGGCGTCGCAGGACAGGTCGCCGTCGTAGCACTTCGCGCCGCGGGGGGTCTTGGGGGGAGCGGGGTGGTTGGCGCCGGGCGCATCGAGCACGACCATGCAGTCGGTCTTCTTGCTGCCGCCGCCTGCCACGGTCGCTGACCAAGCAAAGACCGGCAGCAACAGCAGGGCCGTCAATACCTGGGCAGGTATGAGCATGTGTTTTACCGGAAGATTAATGACGAAAGCTCCTCCGACAAAACATCACACGCCAACAACCCCTCGGTCAAGCTCTTTTTTGGCCCTACCCCCCTAGGGGGGGGGTAAGCGCTGCGTAGTTCAAGCCGCGACAGGCCCCATGGATCCCTGTCAGCCAGCGGCTATGTCTTCGCCGCCGTCTACGCCCAGCACATTGCCAGTCAGCCAGGTGCCGCCGGGCTGCATGAGCAGGCTCACCAACTCGGCTATGTCGCCGGGCTCAGTCAGGCGGCCGCCGGGGTTGACCGAGCGGGCGTGCTCCTTGAGATCGTCGGCGCCCGGAATGTGGGCCAGCGCCGGGGTGTCGGTGACCCCCGCGCGTATGGCGTTGACTGCCACTCCGCGCGGCCCGAGCTCGAGCGCGAGCTGGCGAACGTAAGCCTCCAACGCAGCCTTGGCGGCCGACACCATGCCGTAGGAAGGAGCAGCACGCGTGCTGCCCGCCGAGGTCATAGCCATCACCCGCGATCCTTCACCCAGCAGGCGCCGCCAGGCCAGCTCCTGCGTCCACGCAACCAGCGAGCTGGCCATCACGTTGAGGGTCATGGCCATCTGCGAGTCGCGTGCCGAAGCACTCGCGTCCTCGCCCACCAGCGGCGCGAGTGACCCGAAGGCCAGCGAGTGAAACAACAGCGACACGCCGTCGGCGCCCGCCAAGGGCTCGAGCTGGTCGAGTACCAGGGTCATCTTGTCGCGGTCTACGGCGTTGACGTTAAAAAAAAGCGACTCCACGCCAGCTTCTTCCACCGCCTCGCGGGCACGGTCGGCCAGCGGCATGGTGGAACGGCGATCGAGGTGAACGCCGCAGATATTGTACCCCTCGGCAGCCAGCCGGGCCGAAACCGCCGAGCCGAAGCCGCTCGACGCCCCCAGCACTACCGCCCACTTGCCTTCCCCTGCTTCTGACCTTCCCTCTTGATCCATGATGAGCAAAGATAATGGCCGCTCGCCCCATGGGCAAACCCCGGCTTGGACCCGGGCCCGGCTTTTGTTAGCCTTGCCGAGCCGATACGAACGATACCGCCTCAAAGGAGGGCTTGATGTCAGAAGAAAATAGAACAGCCGAACAGGAACTACAGGAAGCCATGTGGCTCTGGATGCAGCGGCTGGTATTAGCCCTGGCCCTTCTGGGTGCAGGATATTTTGCAGCTTGGTACCAGGCCAAGGATTACACCGAGATAAAAGTGGGACTCGGAGAAGCCAACGACACTATCGTTGACCTCAAGAACGAGCGAGAGACTCTCTCTACCCGCATAGCCCGTGAGTTGCGAGACAAGGAAGTCTGCCGCAAAGAACTCAGGGCTCTCAAAAGCAAGTAAGGGGAGGCCTCCCGCTCCCCGCTGTCAGTCCTGCAGCAGCGGTACGAAATTTCTCACGGCGCCAAGCAGGGCCTGGGCGTCCGGGCTTTCAGCACCGAGTTCGAGCGAAAGATCGAACAGCCCTCGCACGCGCGCGTTGTCGCGATCGCCCTCGGGCAACGACAGCGCCTGGGCGAGTTCATTGAGCATTGGCTCGAGTTCGAGCTTACGCTCGGTGGGCATGTCGTCGTCTATCGCCACGAGCAATATGCAACGGTCGATAAGCCTCGCCACCATTTCTTCGTCTGACATCACGCGCTTCGTCACGATTTTTTCAAGCTCCCCCGTTGCCGCTCAGTCGTCTTCGCCCGATAGCTGACGCTTCCAGTCCAGCATTTTAGCCGCCGCGCCCGCGGCCTCGGCCTCCTCGATACGACCTGCCCTCTGGTAAAACATCGAGAGGTTGGTCTGCGCCAGTATGTCGTCGGGGTCGAGTTCGACCAGGCGCAGCGCCACGTTGATGGCGTCATCCATCTCGCCGCGCTCCATGTACACCATGGCCTTGCCCAGCAGTGCGTCGCGGTAATTGGGGTCGAGCTCGAGACAGGCCTCGAAGCAGACCATAGCCTCGTCGTAGCGACGCTCGCCGTGCAGGTCACAGCCGTCGTAAAACAGCTGCTCGATATCCTTGTCGTCACCCGAGCTTGCCACTACGCCAGTTAGAGTAGTATCTGTACCACTAGTTGCAAGGCTCGCAAGTCGGACCGCCCGCGGCGCCGTGACAAAATCGGCTGCGAGTGGCCCAGCGCGGGCCGGTTTACAGAGAAACCGCCAGTGCAGGAAAAAATCGAAAAGTTCATTTCCGCCGACATTCACGACGACAAGTGCAGCTTCGAAAAACTCGCCCTTGAGTTATTCGGCTACCAGTACGAACGCGTACCGCTGTACCGACAGTTCTGCGACGCGAGACAGGCCAGCCCCTCTTCGGTAAGCGAGTGGCAACAGGTGCCCGCCCTGCCTGCTGACGCGTTCAAGCAACAGCTCGTCGACCACGGCGAAGAGGCCCACGTTTTCCTGAGCAGCGGAACCAGCGAGGGCCTGGACAAACGCAGCCGTCACCAGTTGACCACGCTGTCAACCTATCGTTTGTCGGCCATGACTTTTTTCAACGAGATGGTGCTACCCGACGAACCGGGATCGATGAGCGTGTTACTGGCCGGACCGGGCGTGGACAGCCACCCCGACTCCTCGCTGGGCAGGATGTTTTCCTGGGTCTACGAGGAGACGGCCGCCGCCGGTTCGGAGGTGGTCTTCGATGGTGATGGCGAGCTCGACACCGCTGCCGCACTCGAGTGGCTCGGACGGGTATCTGCCGACAACAGGCCGGTTCTGCTGCTGGCGGTGAGCTCGGCGCTCACTGCGCTGCTCGCCCGCATGCGCGACGAAAAGATGTTCTGCCGCCTGCCCGGTGGAAGCCGCGTCGTAGACACCGGAGGACGAAAAGGAGCCGCCCCGACCTACTCCGCAGCAGGTATGCGCAAGGCCTGTTGGCGCTACCTGCACGTTCCGGGTTACATGTGTGTGAATGAGTATGGCATGACCGAGATGCTCTCCCAGTACTACGACGATGCGCTGGTCAGCCGGCACCGCGGACGTATAGACCACAGGATCAAGAGCGGGCCGCGATGGTGCCGCCACGTGGTGGTAAGCCCCTCCACCCTCCAACCGGTAGCCGACGGCGAGGTCGGCCTGCTCAAGCATATCGATCTTGCCAACTGGGAATCGGTGAGCGCACTGCAGACCCTGGACCTCGCGCGCAGGGTCGACGACGGTTTTCAGCTTGTCGGCCGTGCCAGCGCCGCGCAGCTGCGCGGCTGTTCACAACTGCTGACGATGGTGGAAAACTGAGTCCATGGAACGCAGGCAAGTGGAATCATCGCAGACCGAAACCACAGAACTGGTGCTGGGCCAGCAACTTGCCAAGGCCGAGGAGGCGCGCAAGACGGCGCTGGCCACCCTCGACAACTCCGAGATCGTGGAGGCGCTCGCCGAGGCCGCCGGCGCCTGGAGCGAGCAGGATTCCGAGCTCCGGCGTGGCGCCGCGGCTTTCCTGGCCGAGCACGGCCACATGTCGGCCGCCATGCTCGAGCAGGGACTGGGTTCCGTTTTCTCTGCCATCACCACCAGCTCGATGGAGAACCTTCTCAGGCGCGAATGCCCCGACCCGCCGGCGCTCGAGCACGCGACCATAAACAAGGCCGGCGAAGCGGTAAGACTACGCGGCCCATCGCTGGTGTTTCACTCCCTGGCCGGCAACACGCCCGGCATGGGCATACCGGCAATCGTGTGCGCGCTGCTGGCACGATCCTGCTGCCTGCTGCGCGACAGCTCGCGGCAGCCCATCATCAACGGGGCCTTCGCCGACACCCTGGCCGCCGTACACCCATTGCTCGGCTCCATGGTGGTGGCCACCGAATGGGAGGCGGGCGACCGACGCATGGAGTCTACTGCCATGCGCGTAGCCTCGCGGGTGGAGATCTACGGCAGCGACGAAACCATGGACCGCATGGCGTCGCGCTACGGCGGCAGGTCGATAGTAGAACACGGCAGCAGGGTCTCGTTGGGGCTGGTACCGGCTGACGCCGACACCGACCAGTGGGCTCGCGGACTCGCGCAGGACGTGGCCATGTACGAGGGCCTGGGCTGCCTGAGCATGTCGCTGCTGCTGGTCGAAGGACCCGCCGACCGCGCCGCGCGCATGGCCCACAAGCTAGGCTTAGAACTGTCGCGCCTGCAGCGCCTGTGGCCGCGCGGCCCCCAGGACCTCGACCTCGAGACCTCGAGGCGCGCCTTCATAGGACGGGCCGAACTATCGTCGGCCGGCAACCACGACGAGGTGCTCCTCAGGGGTCGCGACGACAGCTGGGTCGTACACGTTGACCCGCGCGCCAAGCTCGACCCCGGCTGCGGGCTGCGAGTTGTAAAGATAGTGCCGGTACACGACCGCGAGGCTACCCTCGAGCTGCTCGAAAGCTCGAAGGTGCCGATCGCCGGCGTGGCGCTCGCCATGAACTCGGACAGCCGCAACTGGAAAGAAACCGTCAACGACGTCTACTCCTGCGAGGCCACCCTGGTGTGCGCGCCCGGCCAACTGCAAACCCCGCCGCTCGGCTGGAGGCAGGACGGTCACCAACGACTTGGAGACCTGCTGGACTGGTACAGGGACGAGCAGGCGTGACGCCCCGGGCCGTTTTTCCCGGTTTCTCGAGCAGCCTCGCTTTGACCTCTGACTCCCCGGTGGGAGTGGTAGTTGACCGCGCACGCGGCTGCTTGATCTACGACCCCGGGGGCAAGGAGTACCTCGACCTGCTGTCGGGCATGGGAGTGGCAGCTCTTGGCCACGCCCACCCACGCGTGGTCGAAGCC
Encoded proteins:
- a CDS encoding SDR family oxidoreductase → MDQEGRSEAGEGKWAVVLGASSGFGSAVSARLAAEGYNICGVHLDRRSTMPLADRAREAVEEAGVESLFFNVNAVDRDKMTLVLDQLEPLAGADGVSLLFHSLAFGSLAPLVGEDASASARDSQMAMTLNVMASSLVAWTQELAWRRLLGEGSRVMAMTSAGSTRAAPSYGMVSAAKAALEAYVRQLALELGPRGVAVNAIRAGVTDTPALAHIPGADDLKEHARSVNPGGRLTEPGDIAELVSLLMQPGGTWLTGNVLGVDGGEDIAAG
- a CDS encoding tetratricopeptide repeat protein, with product MASSGDDKDIEQLFYDGCDLHGERRYDEAMVCFEACLELDPNYRDALLGKAMVYMERGEMDDAINVALRLVELDPDDILAQTNLSMFYQRAGRIEEAEAAGAAAKMLDWKRQLSGEDD